One Natrinema marinum genomic window carries:
- a CDS encoding universal stress protein, translating to MYQDILVPTDGSDGTRRSLNHGVTIADRFGATIHALSVVPEGPLGTLQTDEAIPAAERAVERIETEASREGVEVVTAVEQGVPHEQILAYADEHGIDMIVMGTQGRTGLDRVLVGSVTERIVRMADVPVVTVRLTDEIRIEDADEAADIARKTAEQEGYDDISVLEDPHRTSASWIVPLETGSGRVHVHVDAVTSEGRVAKGRE from the coding sequence ATGTATCAGGACATTCTCGTGCCGACGGACGGGAGCGACGGCACCCGGCGGTCGCTCAATCACGGGGTGACGATCGCGGATCGGTTCGGCGCGACGATCCACGCGCTGTCGGTCGTGCCCGAGGGGCCGCTTGGCACGCTTCAGACCGACGAGGCGATTCCGGCGGCCGAACGCGCGGTCGAGCGCATCGAGACCGAAGCGAGCCGAGAGGGCGTCGAGGTCGTCACGGCGGTCGAACAGGGCGTCCCCCACGAACAGATCCTCGCGTACGCCGACGAGCACGGGATCGACATGATCGTGATGGGGACCCAGGGCCGGACCGGGCTCGACCGGGTACTGGTCGGCAGCGTCACCGAACGGATCGTCCGCATGGCCGACGTGCCCGTCGTCACCGTCCGCCTGACCGACGAGATCCGCATCGAGGACGCCGACGAGGCCGCCGATATCGCTCGCAAAACCGCCGAGCAGGAGGGGTACGACGACATCAGCGTGCTCGAGGACCCACACCGGACCAGCGCGTCGTGGATCGTCCCGCTCGAGACGGGCTCGGGGCGGGTTCACGTCCACGTCGATGCGGTGACGAGCGAGGGTCGCGTCGCGAAAGGTCGGGAGTAG
- a CDS encoding HTTM domain-containing protein, protein MHRRLPSLGSDDRLAAALDRLSGAITRRFAVDRRALAAFRIALGLLLLADLTLRARNLEAFYTDAGVLPRSALYSDYGAVYSIHAVSGEAWAIGLLFVVAAGFATAMVVGYRTRLATIGSWLLLVSLHVRNPMVLNGGDVLFRMLLFWAMFLPLSDRWAIDAGRTDWARTTVSNVATMALLCQVVAMYVVNALHKTEGEMWMNGEAVVYVFSLDYQFTVLLGNVLAEYHDLLSLMTYAWIALVICSPLLLILTGLPRAALASAFVGMHFGMLLTMRIGLFPLIVVAAFVPFYPPVVWNGASALATRTGLAEPSRRWGRRLATAVRGFDSRIDAPAAPIPTARGIRSAVSNVRERGGTLFTTAVPALFLVLVVLSNAQAVGYTQVPDPGQSALDAAAAEQHWRMFAPEPLQTDGWYVVPATLENGSTVDAMYESEVSWEPPPSGAAVYPNARWRKYLSNVYGADNKNHRSYLSNYLCERWNRSHETDIEDLELYYVRQPSEPYNETESTSEIMIQQYDCGGDFVQ, encoded by the coding sequence ATGCATCGACGACTCCCCTCCCTCGGATCAGACGACCGGCTCGCAGCCGCTCTCGACCGCCTCTCCGGCGCGATCACGCGCCGGTTCGCGGTGGACCGGCGAGCGCTCGCGGCGTTTCGGATCGCGCTCGGACTCCTGTTGCTCGCCGACCTCACGCTCCGCGCGCGGAACCTCGAGGCGTTCTACACCGACGCTGGCGTCCTCCCGCGATCGGCGCTGTACTCGGATTACGGTGCCGTCTACTCGATACACGCCGTCTCCGGCGAGGCGTGGGCGATCGGGCTGTTGTTCGTCGTCGCCGCCGGCTTCGCCACCGCGATGGTCGTCGGCTACCGGACGCGGCTGGCGACGATCGGCTCGTGGCTACTCCTCGTCTCGCTGCACGTTCGCAATCCGATGGTCCTCAACGGCGGGGACGTCCTGTTCCGGATGCTGCTCTTTTGGGCGATGTTCCTCCCGTTGAGCGACCGGTGGGCGATCGACGCCGGTCGCACCGATTGGGCTCGAACGACTGTCTCGAACGTCGCCACGATGGCGCTGCTCTGCCAGGTCGTCGCGATGTACGTGGTAAACGCCCTCCACAAGACGGAGGGGGAGATGTGGATGAACGGCGAGGCGGTCGTCTACGTCTTCAGCCTCGACTATCAGTTCACGGTCCTGCTGGGCAACGTCCTCGCCGAGTACCACGATCTCCTGTCGCTCATGACGTACGCGTGGATCGCGCTGGTCATCTGCTCGCCGCTGTTGCTCATCCTCACCGGCCTGCCGCGCGCGGCGCTGGCGTCCGCGTTCGTCGGCATGCACTTCGGGATGTTGCTGACGATGCGGATCGGGCTGTTCCCGCTGATCGTCGTCGCGGCGTTCGTTCCGTTCTATCCGCCGGTCGTCTGGAACGGCGCGAGCGCGCTGGCGACGCGAACCGGTCTCGCCGAGCCGAGCCGCCGCTGGGGGAGACGGCTCGCGACCGCCGTCCGCGGTTTCGACTCGCGGATTGACGCGCCCGCGGCCCCGATACCCACCGCTCGGGGAATCCGATCGGCCGTCTCGAACGTCCGCGAGCGCGGGGGGACGCTGTTCACGACGGCCGTCCCGGCGCTGTTCCTCGTCCTCGTGGTCCTCTCGAACGCACAGGCGGTCGGCTACACGCAGGTGCCCGATCCCGGCCAGTCGGCCCTCGACGCGGCCGCGGCCGAACAGCACTGGCGCATGTTCGCGCCCGAGCCGCTCCAGACCGACGGCTGGTACGTCGTCCCGGCCACCCTCGAGAACGGGTCGACGGTCGACGCGATGTACGAGTCCGAGGTAAGCTGGGAGCCCCCGCCGAGCGGCGCGGCGGTGTACCCCAACGCCCGCTGGCGAAAGTACCTCTCGAACGTCTACGGGGCCGACAACAAGAACCATCGGTCGTACCTGTCGAACTACCTCTGTGAGCGCTGGAACCGCAGCCACGAGACCGACATCGAGGACCTCGAGCTCTACTACGTCCGACAGCCCTCCGAGCCGTACAACGAGACCGAATCGACGAGCGAGATCATGATCCAGCAGTACGACTGCGGCGGCGACTTCGTCCAGTAG
- the nikR gene encoding nickel-responsive transcriptional regulator NikR — translation MAVVSVSMPDELLERLDQFADEHGYTGRSEVVREASRNLLGEFEDTRLEDRDLMGIVTVLFDYETTSVEERMMHLRHEHEDLVASNFHSHVGDHYCMELFVLEGELEEISAFVGKIRATKDALTVDYSVIPVDSFDPLAQS, via the coding sequence ATGGCCGTCGTCAGCGTCTCGATGCCGGACGAACTGCTGGAGCGACTCGATCAGTTCGCCGACGAGCACGGGTACACCGGGCGGAGCGAAGTCGTCAGGGAGGCCTCCCGCAATCTCCTCGGGGAGTTCGAGGACACACGACTCGAGGACCGCGACCTGATGGGCATCGTCACCGTCCTCTTCGATTACGAGACCACGAGCGTCGAGGAGCGCATGATGCACCTGCGCCACGAACACGAGGACCTCGTCGCCTCGAACTTCCACAGCCACGTCGGCGATCACTACTGTATGGAGCTGTTCGTCCTCGAGGGGGAGCTCGAGGAGATCTCTGCGTTCGTCGGGAAGATCCGGGCGACGAAGGACGCGCTGACCGTCGATTATTCCGTCATTCCGGTCGATAGCTTCGATCCGCTCGCGCAATCCTAA
- a CDS encoding pyridoxamine 5'-phosphate oxidase family protein, which translates to MPRGTPEDVSDSIRYQGKAIDDPAWMAEFLAEQETGVLGLVDDDSPHLVTQLFVFDPEEGCIFLHGAQAGRAHGLVEDGAQPRVAFTTSEKGRYVPANEPVNFTVEYSSVVAYGSIELLSDREEKRGVLEQFMEKFAPQLTSGEDYREMSEESIDRTAVYRLDVDSWSGKRGWKDPEHPAAYELDSTR; encoded by the coding sequence ATGCCCAGAGGGACGCCGGAAGATGTCTCCGATTCGATTAGGTACCAGGGAAAAGCGATTGATGACCCGGCGTGGATGGCCGAATTTCTCGCCGAGCAGGAGACTGGCGTGCTCGGTCTCGTAGATGACGATTCCCCTCATCTCGTGACCCAACTTTTCGTCTTCGATCCCGAGGAGGGCTGTATATTTCTTCATGGCGCACAAGCGGGGCGTGCCCACGGTCTCGTCGAGGACGGCGCCCAGCCACGAGTCGCTTTTACGACGAGCGAGAAAGGACGCTACGTTCCGGCCAACGAACCAGTGAACTTCACCGTCGAATATTCGAGCGTGGTCGCGTATGGATCGATCGAACTCCTTTCTGATCGGGAAGAAAAACGAGGCGTTCTAGAGCAGTTCATGGAGAAATTCGCTCCCCAACTGACATCGGGTGAAGATTACCGAGAGATGTCCGAGGAGTCCATCGATCGGACGGCCGTTTACCGTCTCGACGTAGATTCTTGGAGTGGCAAAAGGGGATGGAAGGACCCCGAACATCCGGCGGCCTACGAGTTGGACTCTACCCGGTAA
- a CDS encoding creatininase family protein, with protein MYLGDEAWPDLESYFESESLALVPLGSTEQHGPHLPEATDHLIAEAFAREAADRTGYLCTSTINIGVSGHHRQFHGTMWVEPPEFRQYVESLTRNLTSHGIDRVIYVNAHGGNVPHLREVGARLRQDETAYAIEWMWDESIPQLVDEVFEQNGPHGGPKETAMIQYLEPELVHDDRLEEARDTGVPSVADADTVKHGSRTFYDAADNTQNGVLGDQTDATAEKGEQLFEAASDQLAQLCEWLAAQEFADLMPREHV; from the coding sequence ATGTACCTCGGCGACGAAGCCTGGCCGGACCTCGAGTCGTACTTCGAGTCGGAATCGCTCGCGCTCGTGCCGCTGGGCTCGACGGAACAGCACGGCCCGCACTTGCCGGAAGCGACCGACCACCTGATCGCGGAGGCGTTCGCGCGCGAAGCGGCCGACCGAACCGGCTACCTCTGTACGTCGACGATCAATATCGGCGTCAGCGGTCATCACCGCCAGTTCCACGGCACGATGTGGGTCGAACCGCCCGAGTTCCGCCAGTACGTGGAGTCGCTGACGCGGAACCTCACGTCCCACGGGATCGACCGTGTGATCTACGTCAACGCCCACGGGGGCAACGTTCCCCACCTTCGGGAGGTCGGCGCGCGGCTCCGGCAAGACGAGACCGCCTACGCCATCGAGTGGATGTGGGACGAGTCGATCCCCCAACTCGTCGACGAGGTTTTCGAGCAAAACGGCCCCCACGGCGGCCCCAAGGAGACCGCGATGATCCAGTACCTCGAGCCGGAGCTGGTCCACGACGACCGACTCGAGGAGGCCCGCGACACCGGCGTGCCGAGCGTCGCCGACGCCGACACGGTCAAACACGGCTCCCGAACGTTCTACGACGCCGCTGACAACACCCAAAACGGCGTACTGGGCGACCAGACGGACGCGACGGCCGAGAAGGGCGAGCAGTTGTTCGAGGCCGCGAGCGACCAGCTCGCCCAGCTCTGCGAGTGGCTCGCCGCCCAGGAGTTCGCGGACCTCATGCCGAGAGAGCACGTTTAG
- a CDS encoding PAS domain S-box protein — MTEPAESAGQVPVGDGDGRAAHQWYRTLADIVAGGVFRLDADDRIVAVDDTLLELSGYDREALRGEHVSHLIADGDADSLEWPVSADSDDRRAESDTGATAPVSLEQAIRTATGAVIPCELRLGVVPADSGRAGTVGVVRACESGEPEADSQTDPKGLDTATTGWNEPAGDGAPASGPPLDSITAALEEADVGVFVLDSEFDVAWINDATERYFGLEQASVVGRDKRDLIEETISKRVAEPDRFLESVGAIYDDNSGSERFECRVTPGENRAERWLEHRSKPIESGPYAGGRIELYYDVTEQHRRAYQLRRLNEAVREWFGSGSRDELAVQACRHLSDILDLEINGIFLHEPETDALEPVARSEAAAALFDDLPTFAAGEGVAWRVFETAEPAIYDDIRADPDVYNPETPIRSEICLPIEDHGVVLIGSLERGAFDDGDLSLAKIVASSLEAAFDRISHERAVERERTQTATLLQTAPVGISVEDDDGERLLANRYGQTKLGLDDRGPLGETELLAELDVRDADGEPVSPENGPSARVRATGEPVTNEELAVEDADGERRWFSITAVPVFDPDGSLERVVSAAEDVTALKEQERRLERRKHELETELSEILGRVSDAFYALDDEWRFTHVNDRAAELLGHDPEELVGENIWARFPSGTRSDLRERYREAMATQRPLSWERYSESLGIWMEIQAYPSETGLSVYFRDITDRKRRERQLEQYERIIETVEDGIYVLEEDGRFVTVNDAYVDLTGYDRDELLESHASLVVDEQVMELARRVAADESDASTIEAELETSGGDRVPVEATVTSTASTDTGRQRIGVVRDITDRKERQRKLEESEQRYRTLAENFPNGVVALFDDSLRYTAAGGQLLGDLGIDRATTIGQTIYERYPDELVAEIEPHFRAALDGDERTFDVSYYGRELRAHTLPVRTGDVVTAGMLVIQDITERREYQRKLEASNERLEQFAYAASHDLQEPLRMVTSYLRLLEDRYADALDGDGEEFIAHAVDGAERMREMIDGLLEYSRVETRGDPLEPVDLEAVLEDVREDLQVRIEERDADISVEPLPCVEGDESQLRQVFQNLLSNALEYSGDEPPRVRVSAERTDGAWEVAVADEGIGIDPDDQERIFRVFQRLHAPEKHAGTGIGLALCKRIVERHGGEIRVDSTPGEGATFSVTLPAVDGES, encoded by the coding sequence ATGACTGAACCGGCGGAATCGGCGGGACAGGTACCCGTAGGCGACGGTGACGGCCGCGCGGCCCACCAGTGGTATCGAACCCTCGCCGACATCGTCGCGGGCGGCGTCTTCCGGCTGGACGCGGACGATCGCATCGTCGCGGTCGACGACACCCTCCTCGAGCTATCGGGCTACGACCGCGAGGCGCTCCGCGGTGAACACGTGTCGCACCTCATCGCCGACGGGGACGCCGACTCCCTCGAGTGGCCCGTATCGGCCGACAGCGACGATCGCCGCGCCGAGTCCGACACCGGTGCGACCGCACCCGTCTCGCTCGAACAGGCGATCCGGACCGCGACCGGCGCGGTGATCCCCTGCGAGCTCCGGCTCGGTGTGGTGCCGGCCGACAGCGGTCGAGCGGGGACGGTCGGCGTCGTTCGGGCGTGCGAGTCCGGCGAGCCAGAAGCGGACTCGCAGACGGACCCCAAGGGACTGGACACAGCGACGACCGGCTGGAACGAACCGGCCGGCGACGGAGCACCGGCGTCGGGACCGCCACTCGACTCGATCACCGCCGCACTCGAGGAGGCCGACGTGGGCGTCTTCGTCCTTGACAGCGAGTTCGACGTGGCGTGGATCAACGACGCCACCGAGCGGTACTTCGGCCTCGAGCAAGCGAGCGTCGTCGGTCGGGACAAGCGGGACCTGATCGAGGAGACGATCTCCAAGCGCGTCGCGGAGCCGGATCGGTTCCTCGAGAGCGTCGGCGCGATCTACGACGACAACAGCGGCAGCGAACGGTTCGAGTGTCGCGTCACGCCGGGCGAGAACCGAGCGGAACGTTGGCTCGAGCACCGGAGCAAGCCGATCGAGTCCGGCCCCTACGCCGGCGGTCGAATCGAGCTCTACTACGATGTCACCGAACAGCACCGGCGCGCCTACCAACTGCGCCGGTTGAACGAGGCCGTCCGCGAGTGGTTCGGCTCCGGCAGCCGGGACGAACTCGCCGTGCAGGCCTGCCGACACCTCTCCGACATCCTCGATCTCGAGATCAACGGCATCTTCCTCCACGAGCCCGAAACCGACGCGCTCGAGCCGGTCGCCCGCTCTGAGGCGGCGGCGGCGCTGTTCGACGACCTCCCAACGTTCGCGGCGGGCGAGGGCGTCGCCTGGCGCGTCTTCGAGACCGCCGAGCCGGCGATTTACGACGACATCAGAGCCGACCCCGACGTCTACAACCCCGAGACGCCGATTCGAAGCGAGATCTGCCTCCCGATCGAGGACCACGGCGTCGTCCTCATCGGCTCCCTGGAGCGGGGTGCGTTCGACGACGGCGACCTCTCGCTCGCAAAGATTGTCGCCTCGAGCCTGGAAGCGGCCTTCGACCGGATCAGCCACGAACGGGCCGTCGAGCGCGAGCGGACCCAGACGGCGACGCTCCTCCAGACCGCTCCGGTCGGTATCTCGGTCGAGGACGACGACGGCGAGCGGCTGCTGGCGAACCGGTACGGACAGACCAAACTCGGACTCGACGACCGCGGACCCCTCGGGGAGACCGAACTGCTCGCCGAACTCGATGTTCGCGACGCCGATGGCGAGCCCGTTTCTCCCGAGAACGGCCCCTCGGCGCGCGTCAGGGCGACCGGCGAGCCAGTCACGAACGAGGAACTCGCGGTCGAGGACGCCGACGGCGAGCGGCGCTGGTTCTCGATCACCGCCGTCCCCGTGTTCGACCCCGACGGATCGCTCGAGCGAGTCGTCTCCGCCGCCGAGGACGTGACGGCCCTCAAAGAACAGGAGCGCCGCCTCGAGCGCCGCAAACACGAACTCGAGACCGAACTGAGCGAAATCCTCGGTCGCGTCTCGGACGCGTTCTACGCGCTCGACGACGAGTGGCGCTTCACCCACGTCAACGACCGCGCCGCGGAGCTGCTCGGCCACGATCCCGAGGAACTCGTCGGCGAGAACATCTGGGCGCGATTCCCCAGCGGAACGCGGTCCGACCTCCGCGAGCGTTATCGCGAAGCGATGGCGACGCAACGCCCCCTCTCGTGGGAACGCTACTCCGAGTCCCTCGGGATCTGGATGGAGATTCAGGCCTATCCCTCCGAGACGGGGTTGTCGGTGTACTTCCGGGACATCACCGACCGGAAGCGCCGCGAGCGGCAACTCGAGCAGTACGAACGGATCATCGAAACGGTCGAGGACGGCATCTACGTGCTCGAGGAGGACGGTCGGTTCGTAACCGTCAACGACGCCTACGTCGATCTGACCGGCTACGACCGCGACGAACTACTCGAGAGCCACGCCTCGCTGGTCGTCGACGAGCAGGTGATGGAACTCGCCCGGCGGGTCGCGGCCGACGAGAGCGACGCCTCGACGATCGAGGCCGAACTCGAGACGAGCGGCGGCGACCGCGTCCCGGTCGAGGCGACTGTGACATCGACCGCGTCGACCGACACCGGCCGCCAGCGGATCGGCGTCGTCCGGGACATCACCGACCGAAAGGAGCGACAGCGGAAACTCGAGGAAAGCGAACAGCGTTACCGCACCCTCGCCGAGAACTTCCCGAACGGTGTCGTCGCGCTGTTCGACGACAGCCTGCGGTACACGGCCGCCGGCGGGCAGCTCCTCGGCGATCTCGGGATCGACCGGGCGACCACGATCGGGCAGACGATCTACGAACGGTACCCCGACGAGCTGGTTGCCGAGATCGAACCCCACTTCCGCGCCGCGCTCGACGGCGACGAGCGAACCTTCGACGTGAGCTACTACGGCCGCGAACTGCGCGCCCACACCCTTCCCGTTCGCACCGGCGATGTAGTCACTGCGGGCATGCTGGTCATCCAAGACATCACCGAACGACGGGAGTACCAGCGCAAACTCGAGGCGTCGAACGAACGGTTAGAGCAGTTCGCCTACGCCGCGTCCCACGACTTACAAGAGCCCTTGCGGATGGTCACCAGCTACCTGCGATTGCTCGAGGACCGGTACGCGGACGCGCTCGATGGTGACGGCGAGGAGTTCATCGCGCACGCTGTCGACGGGGCCGAGCGGATGCGCGAGATGATCGACGGCCTCCTCGAGTACTCCCGCGTCGAGACGCGCGGCGACCCGCTCGAACCGGTCGATCTCGAGGCGGTCCTCGAAGACGTCCGCGAGGATCTTCAGGTGAGAATCGAGGAGCGCGACGCCGACATCAGCGTCGAGCCGTTGCCCTGCGTCGAGGGCGACGAAAGTCAACTCCGGCAGGTGTTCCAGAACCTGCTGTCGAACGCGCTCGAGTACAGCGGCGACGAGCCCCCGCGGGTCCGCGTGAGCGCCGAGCGAACCGACGGCGCGTGGGAGGTCGCGGTCGCCGACGAGGGGATCGGCATCGACCCCGACGATCAGGAGCGGATCTTTCGGGTATTTCAGCGGCTCCACGCCCCCGAGAAGCACGCGGGGACGGGGATCGGACTGGCGCTGTGCAAGCGGATCGTCGAGCGCCACGGCGGCGAGATCAGGGTCGACTCGACGCCCGGCGAGGGCGCGACGTTCTCGGTCACGCTCCCCGCGGTCGACGGCGAATCGTAA
- a CDS encoding acyl-CoA dehydrogenase family protein, giving the protein MELLDDSIVPEHARDVKAEAREFAREHIEPNAQEYFQAGEYPEEILEAGREANLVAQDIPEEWGGRGLDLAQLLAITEEFYRADAGIALTLQLASFGCEITYEYGTDEQCEEYIRPVATGEQRSGLAVSEPDTGSDLSGMQTRAEKDGDEWVINGEKYWIGNGVEADWVTLYARTGDDEENPYGNHSMFIVPTDTDGYEAEHIPEKMAMRASKQAHIEFEDCRIPEENLIGEEGDGFFMLADFFNHGRVAVAGHGLGIAAAAIEEAWEFTHDREEFGRTISDFQAVQHGLADMILEFESARTLTWRAREKVANEENAGYWAAMAKTKATETAVDVAEQGMQFHGGRSVLDERRIARVYRDARIPVIYEGANEIQRNLIYGQAP; this is encoded by the coding sequence ATGGAGTTGCTCGACGACAGCATCGTTCCGGAACACGCACGGGACGTCAAGGCGGAGGCCCGCGAGTTCGCCCGCGAGCACATCGAACCCAACGCACAGGAGTACTTCCAGGCTGGCGAATATCCCGAGGAGATCCTCGAGGCAGGCCGGGAGGCGAACCTCGTCGCACAGGACATCCCCGAGGAATGGGGCGGTCGCGGGCTGGATCTCGCACAACTGCTCGCGATCACCGAGGAGTTCTACCGGGCCGACGCGGGGATCGCGCTGACGCTGCAGTTGGCGAGTTTCGGCTGTGAGATCACCTACGAGTACGGCACCGACGAGCAGTGCGAGGAGTACATCCGGCCGGTCGCGACGGGCGAGCAGCGCTCCGGACTCGCCGTGTCGGAACCCGACACCGGGAGCGACCTCTCGGGGATGCAGACCCGCGCCGAGAAGGACGGCGACGAGTGGGTCATCAACGGCGAGAAGTACTGGATCGGCAACGGCGTCGAGGCCGACTGGGTGACGCTCTACGCCCGCACCGGCGACGACGAGGAGAACCCCTACGGCAACCACTCGATGTTCATCGTCCCGACCGATACGGACGGCTACGAGGCCGAACACATCCCCGAGAAGATGGCGATGCGCGCCTCGAAACAGGCCCACATCGAGTTCGAGGACTGCCGAATCCCCGAAGAGAACCTGATCGGCGAGGAGGGAGACGGCTTCTTCATGCTCGCGGACTTCTTCAACCACGGTCGCGTCGCCGTCGCGGGCCACGGCCTCGGCATCGCCGCGGCCGCCATCGAGGAGGCCTGGGAGTTCACCCACGACCGCGAGGAGTTCGGGCGGACGATCAGCGACTTTCAGGCCGTCCAGCACGGCCTCGCCGACATGATCCTCGAGTTCGAAAGCGCCCGGACGCTCACCTGGCGCGCCCGCGAGAAAGTGGCCAACGAGGAGAACGCGGGTTACTGGGCCGCGATGGCGAAGACGAAGGCAACCGAGACGGCCGTCGATGTCGCAGAGCAGGGCATGCAGTTCCACGGCGGCCGGTCGGTTCTGGACGAACGCCGGATCGCGCGCGTCTACCGCGACGCGCGGATTCCGGTCATCTACGAGGGGGCGAACGAAATCCAGCGCAACCTGATCTACGGCCAGGCCCCCTGA
- a CDS encoding cupin domain-containing protein: MSYRKVNYEEVEQVSSAMHFLSDPLETEQVGVTVARCDPDWKSMPHDHTDNDHEEIYVLIEGEATVVVDDEPVEMEAGDALWLPPESTRQIRNGDSESAFVLVSAPSIADDEGDGDEWLLSGFAG, from the coding sequence ATGTCATACCGGAAGGTCAACTACGAGGAGGTCGAGCAGGTCTCGAGCGCGATGCACTTTCTCAGCGACCCGCTCGAGACCGAGCAGGTCGGGGTGACGGTGGCGCGGTGCGATCCCGACTGGAAGAGCATGCCACACGATCATACGGACAACGATCACGAGGAGATTTACGTCCTCATCGAAGGCGAGGCGACGGTCGTCGTCGACGACGAACCCGTGGAGATGGAAGCCGGCGACGCGCTGTGGCTGCCGCCCGAGTCGACCCGCCAGATCCGCAACGGTGACAGCGAGAGCGCGTTCGTGCTCGTGAGCGCGCCGAGTATCGCGGACGACGAGGGCGACGGCGACGAGTGGCTCCTGTCGGGCTTCGCGGGATAG